Proteins encoded together in one Bacteroides ovatus window:
- a CDS encoding ATP-binding protein — translation MIKQIPYGLTDFGRIQKENYYYVDKTMFIEKIEMQPSYLFLIRPRRFGKSLTLAMLEAYYDVRYADQFDELFGHLYIGQHPTPIHNQFLIMRFNFSEVSSNVNEVEESFRLHCCGKLSDFVYRYEHLLGKDIWNVLDEKTQADPGAFLSSINTYATRKGDLKIYLLIDEYDNFTNTILSTYGTDLYRKATHGEGYIRRFFNVIKAATTGMGSAVNRLFITGVSPVTMDDVTSGFNIGTNITTDPWFNDLVGFSEKELREMLTYYKEQGALPMSVDDAVTMMKSNYDNYCFSENKLADCMFNSDMVLYCMKSLILHGVKPKEIVDPNIRTDFNKLAYLVRLDHGLGENFSVIKEIAEQGEIVTEIVTHFSALEMTDVGNFKSLLFYFGLLSIKGVDMMGRPILHIPNLVVREQLFNFLIQGYARHDIFKLDVNRLRTLFENMSFKGDWKPMFEFLAEAIREQSRIREYIEGEAHIKGFLLAYLSMFRYYQLYPEYEMNKGFADFFFKPSPAAPVSPPYTYLLEVKYAKAGASEKEIRALADDAREQLIRYSKDECVAEAREKGGLKLTTIVWRSWELALMEEVE, via the coding sequence ATGATAAAGCAAATACCATACGGATTGACGGATTTCGGTCGCATCCAAAAAGAAAACTATTATTATGTGGATAAGACGATGTTTATCGAAAAGATAGAGATGCAACCGTCTTATCTGTTCCTGATCCGTCCCCGGCGCTTCGGGAAAAGTCTGACGCTGGCGATGCTGGAGGCTTATTATGACGTTCGGTATGCCGACCAGTTCGACGAATTGTTCGGCCATCTGTATATCGGGCAGCATCCTACGCCGATACATAACCAGTTTCTCATCATGAGATTCAATTTCTCGGAGGTGAGCTCGAATGTCAATGAGGTGGAGGAATCTTTCCGTTTGCATTGTTGCGGGAAGCTTTCTGATTTTGTTTATAGATACGAGCATCTGTTGGGAAAAGACATTTGGAATGTTCTGGATGAAAAAACGCAAGCGGATCCCGGCGCCTTTTTGTCCTCAATCAATACCTATGCTACCCGTAAGGGAGACCTCAAAATCTATCTCCTGATTGATGAATACGATAATTTCACGAATACCATTCTTTCTACTTACGGCACGGACTTATATCGGAAAGCGACACATGGAGAAGGATATATCCGCAGGTTTTTCAATGTAATCAAAGCCGCCACGACGGGAATGGGCTCTGCCGTCAACCGCCTATTCATCACGGGAGTAAGCCCGGTGACAATGGATGACGTGACAAGCGGATTCAACATCGGAACGAATATCACCACCGACCCATGGTTTAACGACCTTGTAGGTTTCAGCGAGAAGGAATTGCGCGAGATGCTGACGTATTACAAGGAACAAGGCGCTCTCCCGATGTCGGTAGACGATGCGGTGACAATGATGAAGTCTAACTATGACAATTATTGCTTCAGTGAAAATAAATTAGCAGATTGTATGTTCAACTCGGACATGGTGCTCTACTGTATGAAGTCATTGATATTGCACGGAGTGAAACCTAAAGAGATTGTAGATCCCAATATCCGCACGGACTTTAACAAGCTTGCCTACCTTGTCCGTCTCGACCATGGACTGGGAGAAAATTTCTCCGTCATCAAGGAGATTGCGGAGCAAGGCGAGATAGTGACTGAGATAGTCACCCATTTCTCCGCACTGGAAATGACAGACGTGGGCAACTTCAAATCTCTGCTGTTCTATTTCGGACTGCTTTCTATCAAAGGGGTGGATATGATGGGGCGTCCCATCCTGCACATTCCCAATCTGGTGGTTCGCGAACAGCTATTCAATTTCCTGATTCAGGGATATGCCCGTCATGACATCTTCAAGCTCGACGTGAACCGCTTGCGCACTCTGTTTGAGAATATGTCCTTCAAAGGAGACTGGAAACCGATGTTCGAATTTCTGGCAGAGGCCATTCGGGAGCAGAGCCGGATAAGGGAGTACATAGAAGGGGAAGCTCATATCAAAGGATTCCTCCTCGCCTATCTAAGTATGTTCCGCTATTATCAACTATATCCGGAATATGAGATGAATAAGGGTTTTGCCGATTTCTTCTTTAAGCCCAGTCCGGCGGCACCCGTATCTCCACCGTACACGTATCTATTGGAGGTGAAGTATGCGAAAGCAGGAGCGTCGGAGAAAGAGATACGCGCGCTTGCCGATGATGCGCGGGAACAGTTGATTCGCTATAGCAAGGATGAATGTGTAGCGGAAGCTCGTGAGAAAGGAGGACTGAAATTGACTACGATCGTGTGGCGCAGTTGGGAACTGGCGCTGATGGAGGAGGTAGAATAG